The following are from one region of the Lacinutrix sp. Bg11-31 genome:
- a CDS encoding glyceraldehyde-3-phosphate dehydrogenase yields the protein MPVKETYENELAYQADRRRATVEFIKIVSDLWYDNSIELVLFRNQLIDRNVSQILNLHEYAGEFVQKPISIFDSVEIAQAIKSLDFPPSKLDIGKLTYEFHLEDQKHTNAIAFVSSKLKGAEKSEEITPKDVVLYGFGRIGRLVARELMTRTGKGSQLRLRAIVTRGKNDITVLEKRASLLRNDSVHGDFSGTVSVDLENESLIINGTTVRIISANQPEDIDYTKYGINNALIIDNTGVFRDKEALTRLKNSPGADKVLLTAPGKGIPNIVHGVNHLENNPDEIDIFSAASCTTNAITPILKAIEDTYGVKSGHLETIHAYTNDQNLVDNFHSKYRRGRAAALNMVITETGAGAAVSKALPSFEGKLTSNAIRVPVPNGSLAILNLELKSKASIDSINATIKKYALEGDLVEQIKYEMSDELVSTDIVGSSAPSIYDSKATIVRKDGKNAILYVWYDNEYGYSQQVIRLAKHIAKVRRYTYY from the coding sequence ATGCCTGTTAAAGAAACCTACGAAAACGAATTAGCATACCAAGCCGACAGACGTCGTGCAACAGTAGAATTTATTAAAATTGTTAGCGACCTTTGGTACGATAACTCTATTGAACTGGTTCTTTTTAGAAACCAATTAATCGATAGAAACGTAAGTCAGATTTTAAATCTTCATGAATATGCAGGTGAATTTGTACAAAAGCCAATTTCAATTTTCGATTCTGTAGAAATAGCTCAAGCTATAAAATCCTTAGACTTTCCGCCTTCTAAATTAGATATTGGAAAATTAACTTATGAGTTTCATTTAGAAGATCAAAAACATACAAACGCAATTGCTTTTGTTTCTAGCAAACTAAAAGGTGCTGAGAAATCTGAAGAAATAACACCTAAAGACGTAGTGCTTTATGGTTTTGGACGTATTGGTCGTTTAGTTGCTCGCGAATTAATGACCAGAACTGGAAAAGGTAGCCAATTACGTTTACGAGCAATTGTAACACGTGGTAAAAATGACATTACCGTTTTAGAAAAAAGAGCTTCACTATTACGTAACGATTCTGTTCATGGAGATTTCTCAGGAACAGTTTCTGTAGATTTAGAAAACGAGTCTTTAATAATTAATGGTACAACGGTTCGTATTATTTCTGCTAACCAACCAGAAGATATCGATTATACAAAATACGGTATCAACAATGCATTAATTATTGATAACACTGGTGTTTTTAGAGATAAAGAAGCCTTAACACGATTAAAAAATTCTCCAGGCGCAGATAAAGTTTTATTAACTGCTCCAGGAAAAGGGATTCCTAATATTGTACACGGTGTAAACCATTTAGAAAACAATCCAGACGAAATAGACATTTTCTCTGCTGCTTCTTGTACTACAAATGCTATTACTCCTATTTTAAAAGCTATCGAAGACACTTATGGTGTAAAAAGTGGACATTTAGAAACAATACATGCCTATACTAACGACCAAAATTTAGTAGACAACTTCCACAGTAAATACAGACGTGGTCGTGCTGCTGCATTAAACATGGTTATTACAGAAACTGGTGCAGGTGCAGCTGTTTCTAAAGCTTTACCAAGTTTTGAAGGCAAATTAACTTCTAACGCTATTCGTGTTCCTGTTCCTAATGGTTCTTTAGCAATATTAAACTTAGAATTAAAATCTAAAGCTAGTATAGATAGCATAAATGCTACAATAAAAAAATATGCTTTAGAAGGCGATTTAGTAGAGCAAATTAAATACGAAATGAGCGACGAGCTTGTATCTACAGACATTGTTGGTAGCTCTGCTCCTTCTATTTACGATAGTAAAGCAACCATTGTTAGAAAAGATGGAAAGAACGCTATACTTTATGTTTGGTACGATAATGAATATGGTTACAGCCAACAAGTTATTCGTTTAGCTAAGCATATTGCTAAAGTGAGACGCTATACTTACTATTAA
- a CDS encoding GNAT family N-acetyltransferase: protein MTIIKAQIQHLNDLVPLFDGYRVFYRQTSNPEAAKTFLKQRLQKQDTIIYIAYAEDKPVGFMHLFHSFTSVGMQPIYILNDLYVDKNYRKKGIGVALLNQAKERAKQDHCKFVALQTETDNPAQYLYESMGWKKDVDLQYTWENKNLTLSKK from the coding sequence ATGACCATAATTAAAGCCCAAATACAACACCTTAACGACCTCGTACCATTATTCGATGGTTATAGAGTTTTCTATAGACAAACCAGTAATCCAGAAGCTGCAAAAACGTTTTTAAAACAACGTTTACAAAAACAGGATACTATAATTTATATCGCTTACGCGGAAGACAAACCTGTTGGTTTTATGCATTTATTTCATAGCTTCACCTCGGTTGGTATGCAACCTATTTATATTTTAAACGATTTGTATGTAGACAAAAACTATCGTAAAAAAGGTATTGGTGTAGCTTTACTAAACCAAGCTAAAGAAAGAGCAAAGCAAGACCATTGTAAGTTTGTGGCCTTACAAACGGAAACAGATAATCCTGCGCAATATTTGTACGAAAGTATGGGCTGGAAAAAGGATGTAGATTTACAGTATACTTGGGAAAACAAAAACTTGACTTTGTCAAAAAAATAG
- the dapF gene encoding diaminopimelate epimerase: MTHTFYKYQGTGNDFVFVDNREELFNKDNTKLIAHLCDRRFGVGADGLILLENDSSSDFKMVYFNADGNESTMCGNGGRCIVAFAEMLNIFNKETTFNAIDGLHEATIENGFVKLKMQDVDTIEVFDTHAFLNTGSPHHVALVENIKQFDVKNEGSKIRYGSPYNQEGTNVNFVEQINTETFAVRTYERGVEDETLSCGTGVTAVALAMHNTGKTNTQEVALNVEGGKLKVSFEKTVNGYKNIWLQGPATLVFKGEMEW, encoded by the coding sequence ATGACACATACTTTTTATAAATACCAAGGCACAGGAAACGACTTCGTTTTTGTAGATAATCGCGAAGAGTTATTTAATAAGGATAACACCAAATTAATTGCGCATTTGTGCGATAGACGTTTTGGAGTTGGAGCAGACGGCTTGATTTTGTTAGAAAACGATTCTTCTTCAGACTTTAAAATGGTTTATTTTAATGCAGATGGAAACGAAAGTACCATGTGTGGAAATGGTGGACGTTGTATTGTCGCTTTCGCGGAAATGCTAAACATCTTTAATAAAGAGACAACATTTAATGCTATTGATGGTTTGCATGAAGCAACTATTGAAAACGGATTTGTAAAGCTGAAAATGCAAGATGTAGACACTATTGAAGTTTTCGATACTCATGCCTTTTTAAATACAGGCTCTCCACATCACGTTGCTTTAGTAGAAAATATAAAACAATTTGATGTTAAAAATGAAGGTTCTAAAATACGATATGGCAGTCCTTATAATCAAGAAGGTACGAACGTTAATTTTGTAGAGCAAATAAATACTGAAACATTTGCAGTTAGAACCTACGAAAGAGGAGTAGAAGATGAAACGTTATCTTGTGGAACAGGAGTTACAGCAGTTGCTTTAGCAATGCATAATACAGGAAAAACAAATACTCAAGAAGTTGCTCTAAACGTAGAAGGAGGAAAACTTAAAGTGTCTTTCGAGAAAACTGTTAATGGTTATAAAAATATTTGGCTTCAAGGTCCTGCAACATTAGTTTTTAAAGGTGAAATGGAATGGTAA
- a CDS encoding DUF2279 domain-containing protein produces MKRLLLYLFFFNVSLSVFAQHGNFFKPSDTLNTKRRNAVVLSEAAIGGLTLLGLNQLWYADYKRSKFHTIDDNNEWLQMDKFGHVFSSYQLGKFGAQTLNWSGSSKNDQLLYGATLGFAFLTAVEVLDGFSSEWGFSWGDFAANTTGAGLYVGQELLWQEQRIVMKYSFHRTKYASLRPGKLGDGLLEEALKDYNGQTYWLSTNVNSFFKNSKIPKWLNVAIGYGGEGMLSGNEGLIVNNTLIKQNRRRQFYLSLDVDLTRIKTDSDLLKLVFSVFNSIKIPFPTLEFTGKSSVKLHSIYF; encoded by the coding sequence GTGAAGCGCCTTCTACTATATCTGTTTTTTTTTAATGTATCACTTTCTGTATTTGCACAGCATGGCAACTTCTTTAAGCCAAGCGACACTTTAAATACCAAAAGACGAAATGCAGTAGTTCTTTCTGAAGCTGCTATTGGAGGTTTAACACTTTTAGGTTTAAATCAACTTTGGTATGCAGATTACAAGCGCTCTAAGTTTCATACAATAGACGATAATAACGAGTGGCTTCAAATGGATAAGTTTGGTCATGTGTTCTCTTCTTATCAATTAGGGAAGTTTGGTGCTCAAACTTTAAATTGGAGTGGATCAAGCAAAAATGACCAATTATTATATGGTGCAACTTTAGGTTTCGCGTTTCTTACAGCTGTTGAGGTATTAGATGGTTTTTCTAGTGAATGGGGATTTAGTTGGGGAGATTTTGCTGCGAATACTACTGGTGCAGGTTTGTATGTTGGTCAAGAATTACTTTGGCAAGAGCAACGTATCGTCATGAAATACTCTTTTCATCGTACTAAATATGCTTCGCTAAGACCAGGGAAACTAGGTGATGGCTTACTAGAAGAAGCTTTAAAAGATTATAATGGACAAACCTATTGGCTTTCAACTAATGTAAATTCCTTTTTTAAAAATAGTAAAATACCAAAATGGCTAAATGTAGCTATTGGCTATGGAGGAGAAGGCATGTTGTCTGGTAATGAGGGGCTTATTGTTAATAACACGTTGATAAAACAAAACAGGCGTCGTCAATTCTATTTAAGTTTAGATGTAGATTTGACAAGAATTAAAACCGACTCTGATCTATTAAAGTTAGTTTTCAGCGTTTTTAACAGTATAAAAATTCCATTTCCTACTTTGGAATTCACCGGTAAAAGTAGCGTAAAGCTCCACTCTATCTACTTTTAA
- a CDS encoding MopE-related protein: protein MKKIYTFIAAVLLAATSFSQAPEKMSYQAVVRNSGDNLVVSQTLGVQISILKNTATGTAVYVETQTPTTNVNGLVTLEIGTGITSDDFTAIDWSTGPYFIKTETDPTGGVNYTITGTSQLMSVPYALQAKTATNGLPSGGTEEQILQIINGVATWADAASTNAYYEDADGDGYGNINTLFLATLAPNGYVTDNTDCDDTDSDKFPGQTWYIDADGDGYGVSSAISCERPTNGFLVSELSGTGTDDCDDTDSDEFPGQTWYIDADGDGYGVSSTISCERPTNGFILSELSGTGTDDCDDLEASINPGASEIFGNNVDNNCNGEIDEMEIGQIHEGGIIFYIFQDGDTGYIVGEIHGLVCAVEDQSSGIRWHNGSNLTTGATETAITTGASNTDAIISVQGATETNYAAGLARAYNGGSFNDWFLPSKDELNEMYQNKATIEVTATSNGGSSFDTSNFYWSSTENQINSAWSQSLDTGAQSPNVKKYIAWVVRAVRAF, encoded by the coding sequence ATGAAAAAAATCTACACATTTATAGCGGCAGTATTATTAGCTGCAACAAGTTTTTCCCAAGCGCCCGAAAAGATGAGTTATCAAGCCGTGGTAAGAAACAGTGGCGATAATTTAGTAGTAAGCCAAACTTTAGGTGTGCAAATAAGCATTTTAAAAAACACTGCTACAGGAACTGCAGTTTATGTAGAAACCCAAACGCCAACTACTAATGTAAATGGTTTAGTGACTTTAGAGATAGGAACAGGTATTACCTCAGATGATTTTACAGCCATAGATTGGTCAACAGGCCCTTACTTTATAAAAACAGAAACCGATCCAACTGGAGGTGTCAATTACACTATAACAGGAACAAGCCAACTAATGAGCGTACCGTATGCCTTACAGGCAAAAACAGCTACAAATGGTCTGCCTTCTGGAGGTACAGAGGAACAAATATTACAGATTATAAACGGCGTTGCAACTTGGGCTGATGCTGCTTCAACAAATGCATATTATGAGGACGCAGATGGTGATGGATATGGTAATATAAACACTCTTTTTTTAGCAACTTTAGCACCCAATGGATATGTTACTGATAATACGGATTGTGATGATACTGATTCTGATAAATTCCCAGGTCAAACGTGGTATATAGATGCCGATGGTGATGGTTATGGAGTTTCAAGTGCGATTTCTTGCGAACGTCCTACGAATGGATTTTTAGTTTCTGAATTATCAGGGACAGGCACCGATGATTGTGATGATACTGATTCTGATGAATTTCCAGGTCAAACGTGGTATATAGATGCGGATGGTGATGGTTATGGAGTTTCAAGTACGATTTCTTGCGAACGTCCTACGAATGGATTTATACTTTCTGAATTATCAGGAACAGGCACCGATGATTGTGATGACTTAGAAGCGTCTATCAATCCAGGTGCATCTGAAATTTTCGGGAATAATGTTGATAATAATTGTAATGGCGAAATTGATGAAATGGAAATAGGTCAAATTCATGAAGGTGGTATAATCTTTTATATATTTCAAGATGGCGATACCGGCTATATTGTAGGAGAAATACACGGTTTAGTTTGTGCTGTAGAAGACCAAAGTTCTGGAATACGGTGGCACAATGGGTCTAATCTTACTACAGGAGCAACAGAGACAGCCATAACCACAGGAGCTAGTAATACTGATGCTATTATAAGTGTTCAAGGCGCAACAGAAACAAATTATGCAGCAGGATTGGCAAGAGCTTATAATGGTGGTAGTTTTAACGATTGGTTCTTACCCAGCAAAGATGAACTCAACGAGATGTACCAGAATAAGGCAACTATTGAGGTTACAGCAACATCGAATGGTGGCAGCAGTTTTGATACTAGTAACTTCTATTGGAGTTCTACCGAGAACCAAATCAACAGCGCTTGGAGCCAGAGCTTAGATACTGGAGCCCAGTCCCCCAACGTTAAAAAATACATCGCATGGGTGGTGCGCGCAGTTCGAGCTTTTTAA
- a CDS encoding trypsin-like peptidase domain-containing protein codes for MKKLATLVFVSVLGGAITLGTYKTFLEKEEQTIVETEQISQPIFQPVNYKASNTSLTAIEGIDFTTAAEKTLDAVVHVKNITITTTQPSMRDLMLGRVQQRKQLGTGSGVIISPDGYIITNNHVIDASEKLSVTLNDNRTLEATIIGTDPKTDIALLKIESDETLPYATFGDSDTAKIGEWVLAVGNPFNLTSTVTAGIISAKSRDLSGDSHQSFIQTDAAVNPGNSGGALVNTNGELIGINTAITSQTGSYIGYSFAVPSNIAKKVIQDIMEFGNVQNGILGVQGGSLNSYYAEKLSVNETEGFYVDEVIEDSGAEKADIKSGDIIKKIDNVEIKKLSDLRGYLDTKRPDDVITVHYLRNGVQQQTEVTLLKSNTYILPHVGVIKNAKPKDLRDYKVKNGVKITQITGGYAQHFSREGIKSGDIITTINGVKVNSVEDVQNIIKSRDLNQPLSIELVNSSGQTFRYGLR; via the coding sequence ATGAAAAAGTTAGCAACGTTGGTTTTCGTTTCTGTTTTGGGAGGTGCAATTACCCTAGGAACATATAAAACCTTTCTTGAAAAAGAAGAACAAACAATTGTAGAAACAGAGCAAATAAGTCAACCTATTTTTCAACCTGTAAATTATAAGGCATCTAATACAAGTTTGACTGCTATTGAAGGTATAGATTTTACAACTGCAGCAGAGAAAACTTTGGACGCTGTAGTGCACGTTAAAAATATTACTATTACTACTACTCAACCATCTATGCGAGATTTAATGTTGGGTCGTGTACAGCAACGTAAGCAATTAGGAACTGGAAGTGGTGTTATTATTTCGCCAGATGGTTATATAATTACAAATAACCACGTGATTGATGCCTCTGAAAAATTAAGTGTTACACTAAACGATAACAGAACATTAGAAGCTACTATAATAGGTACAGATCCAAAAACAGATATCGCTTTATTAAAAATTGAAAGCGATGAAACATTACCATACGCAACCTTTGGTGATAGTGATACTGCAAAAATTGGCGAATGGGTTTTAGCTGTTGGTAATCCTTTTAATTTAACCTCAACAGTTACTGCTGGAATTATTAGCGCAAAATCGAGAGACTTGTCTGGAGACAGTCATCAATCTTTTATACAGACTGATGCTGCTGTAAATCCAGGAAATTCCGGTGGTGCTTTAGTAAATACTAATGGCGAACTTATTGGTATAAATACTGCCATAACATCGCAAACAGGGTCTTATATTGGTTATTCTTTTGCTGTACCAAGTAATATTGCAAAGAAAGTGATACAAGATATTATGGAGTTTGGAAATGTTCAGAATGGTATTTTAGGTGTTCAAGGTGGTTCTTTAAATAGTTATTATGCCGAAAAATTAAGTGTTAATGAAACGGAAGGTTTTTATGTTGATGAAGTTATAGAAGATTCTGGAGCTGAAAAAGCAGATATTAAAAGTGGAGATATTATTAAAAAGATAGATAATGTTGAAATTAAAAAACTATCAGATCTACGTGGTTACTTAGACACTAAAAGACCTGATGATGTTATAACTGTACATTATTTAAGAAACGGAGTACAACAACAAACCGAAGTAACTTTACTTAAAAGCAACACATATATATTGCCTCACGTTGGTGTAATAAAAAATGCTAAACCCAAAGATTTAAGAGATTATAAGGTTAAAAATGGTGTTAAAATAACTCAAATAACAGGAGGATATGCACAACATTTTTCGCGTGAAGGCATAAAGAGTGGCGATATTATTACAACTATTAATGGTGTTAAAGTAAACTCTGTTGAAGATGTTCAAAATATAATTAAAAGCCGAGATTTAAACCAGCCTCTAAGCATAGAATTAGTAAACTCTAGTGGTCAAACATTTAGATACGGCTTAAGATAG
- the mltG gene encoding endolytic transglycosylase MltG yields the protein MYIKKILGAIAIIGIAVAAYFAYFIYGAMLKPNTAFNNEEAYIFVPTNAKYAEVREQLEPLLKDIDKFDALAEQKKYNTNIKAGRFVIKKDMSNNDIINSIRSKNVPLKIAFNNQERIEDLAGRIAFQIEADSLSLINAMKDETFLNKNGFNNESALSMYIPNSYEIYWNTSAESFRDKMLKEYQRFWNASRNEKRKALNLSINEVMSIAAIVHKETAKVDERPRVAGVYLNRIRKGMPLQADPTVIYAVKKQSGDFNQVIKRVLYKDLEIDSRYNTYKYRELPPGPIFMPDVSAIDAVLNSEKHSYIYFVANVQNFGYHKFAKTLSQHNANKQEYVRWINKQGVNR from the coding sequence ATGTACATTAAAAAAATACTTGGAGCAATCGCAATAATAGGCATAGCTGTGGCAGCTTACTTCGCTTACTTTATCTATGGAGCAATGTTAAAACCTAACACCGCTTTTAATAATGAGGAAGCTTATATTTTTGTGCCAACCAATGCAAAGTATGCAGAGGTTAGAGAGCAATTAGAACCTTTATTAAAAGACATCGACAAATTCGATGCGCTTGCTGAGCAGAAAAAATACAATACAAACATTAAAGCTGGTCGTTTTGTTATAAAAAAGGACATGAGTAATAATGATATTATTAACTCTATTAGAAGCAAAAATGTACCATTAAAAATAGCGTTTAACAATCAAGAACGTATTGAGGATTTGGCTGGACGTATTGCTTTTCAAATAGAAGCAGATAGTTTGTCGCTTATTAATGCAATGAAAGATGAAACGTTTTTAAATAAAAACGGCTTCAATAACGAATCGGCATTATCAATGTATATTCCTAATAGTTATGAAATATACTGGAATACTTCTGCCGAAAGTTTTAGAGATAAAATGTTAAAAGAATACCAAAGGTTTTGGAATGCTTCTAGAAATGAAAAAAGAAAAGCACTAAACCTATCTATTAATGAAGTGATGTCTATAGCTGCTATTGTTCATAAGGAAACGGCAAAAGTAGATGAGCGTCCAAGAGTTGCTGGTGTTTATTTAAATAGAATAAGAAAAGGTATGCCATTACAAGCAGATCCTACAGTAATTTATGCAGTTAAAAAGCAGTCTGGAGATTTTAACCAAGTTATAAAACGTGTATTGTATAAAGATTTAGAAATAGATTCTAGGTACAATACTTATAAATATAGAGAGCTTCCACCAGGTCCTATTTTTATGCCAGATGTGTCTGCAATAGATGCTGTATTAAATTCGGAAAAGCATAGCTATATCTATTTTGTTGCTAATGTGCAAAACTTTGGTTATCATAAATTTGCTAAAACATTATCGCAACATAATGCCAATAAGCAAGAATATGTACGTTGGATAAATAAGCAAGGCGTTAATAGATAA
- the msrA gene encoding peptide-methionine (S)-S-oxide reductase MsrA: MENEKLKIATFANGCFWCTEAVFNRVIGVEKVISGFTGGNIKNPAYREITTGRTGHAEGIQIFYNETLISYIELLEIFFATHDPTTLNRQNHDVGTQYRSAIFYHSEDQKHQAEAFITHLDSEQIFDSKIVTEVTAFDVFYNAEADHHEYYERNYENSYCQFVIHPKLEKLNTYYSDKLK; this comes from the coding sequence ATGGAAAATGAAAAATTAAAAATAGCAACTTTTGCAAATGGTTGTTTTTGGTGTACAGAAGCCGTATTTAATAGAGTAATAGGAGTAGAGAAAGTAATTTCTGGTTTTACTGGCGGAAATATTAAAAATCCTGCATACAGAGAAATTACGACAGGTAGGACAGGACATGCAGAAGGTATTCAGATTTTTTATAATGAAACACTAATTAGTTATATCGAATTGCTAGAGATTTTCTTTGCAACTCACGACCCAACAACATTAAATAGGCAAAACCATGATGTTGGTACGCAATATAGATCGGCAATTTTTTATCATTCTGAAGATCAAAAGCATCAGGCTGAAGCTTTTATTACACATTTAGATTCTGAACAGATTTTCGATAGTAAAATTGTAACAGAAGTTACTGCTTTTGATGTTTTTTATAATGCTGAAGCAGACCACCATGAGTATTACGAACGTAATTATGAAAATTCGTATTGTCAATTCGTTATTCATCCAAAACTTGAAAAACTAAATACTTACTACAGCGATAAATTAAAGTAA
- a CDS encoding GNAT family N-acetyltransferase — translation MVTLKGEHTYLRALEPEDLEFIHTIENDEIIWELSSTVSPYSKFLIKEYLEHSHKDIYEVKQLRLIISDYNDNAIGLIDVFDFDVKNRRAGIGILIHNTNNRAKGHGKEALALLSNYCFTHLDLHQLYCNISETNEASIKLFENQGFKKIGLKKDWNFQNGKYLNEYLYQLIK, via the coding sequence ATGGTAACATTAAAAGGGGAACATACCTATTTACGTGCTTTAGAGCCTGAAGATTTGGAGTTTATTCATACTATTGAAAACGACGAAATCATTTGGGAGCTAAGTAGTACGGTATCACCTTATTCTAAGTTTTTAATTAAAGAATATTTAGAGCATTCGCATAAAGATATCTATGAGGTTAAACAATTACGTTTAATAATTTCAGATTATAACGATAATGCCATTGGACTAATAGATGTTTTCGATTTCGATGTTAAAAATCGTCGTGCAGGAATAGGGATATTAATTCATAATACTAACAATAGAGCTAAAGGTCATGGAAAAGAAGCTCTAGCTTTGCTATCTAATTACTGCTTCACGCATTTAGATTTGCATCAATTATATTGTAATATTTCTGAAACTAACGAAGCAAGTATTAAGCTTTTCGAAAACCAAGGTTTCAAAAAAATAGGATTAAAAAAAGACTGGAATTTCCAAAACGGAAAATACCTTAACGAATATTTATACCAACTCATTAAATAA
- a CDS encoding tRNA (guanine-N1)-methyltransferase has product MNFTKVTLLLLLAFFSIQIQAQTETVDADDKLSLDSGSIENQFEYLTKKSNGWKDQRGQRYEVIKVQWIEKIKKNTLDSLKAVHITLNDTKAIVTKQDEEISKLKTSLSSTKGTLEQTNTEKDSMSLFGIQMSKGGYNGLMWSIIGGLLALALFFMYRFKSSNSITKEAQKSLAETEEEFEDHRRIALEREQKVRRQLQDERNKHKNSN; this is encoded by the coding sequence ATGAACTTTACTAAAGTTACCTTACTTCTATTATTAGCCTTTTTTTCAATACAAATTCAAGCACAAACTGAAACTGTAGATGCAGACGATAAACTGTCTTTAGATAGTGGTTCGATAGAAAACCAGTTTGAATATCTAACCAAAAAATCTAATGGTTGGAAAGATCAACGTGGACAACGTTACGAAGTAATTAAAGTACAATGGATAGAGAAAATCAAAAAAAACACCTTAGACTCTTTAAAAGCTGTGCACATAACACTTAACGATACTAAGGCTATTGTTACAAAACAAGACGAGGAAATATCTAAATTAAAAACGAGCCTATCTTCTACTAAAGGCACTTTAGAACAAACAAATACAGAAAAAGACAGTATGTCTCTTTTTGGAATACAAATGAGCAAAGGTGGTTATAATGGGCTTATGTGGTCTATTATTGGTGGTTTATTAGCATTAGCTTTATTCTTTATGTATCGCTTTAAAAGTAGTAATTCTATTACTAAAGAAGCTCAAAAATCTTTAGCAGAAACAGAAGAAGAGTTCGAAGACCACAGACGTATCGCTTTAGAACGCGAACAAAAAGTACGTAGGCAATTGCAAGACGAAAGAAATAAGCATAAGAATTCTAACTAA
- a CDS encoding T9SS type A sorting domain-containing protein has translation MRNTTLVACLLLATQLIYSQQTIPASGGEATGSGGSSSYSVGQLAYNTNTGSNGSVSQGVQQSIELFTLSNPELTTVNLSAVTYPNPTSDYIILKISDSTLDNLSYTLIDVNGKAITNGKITNVDTQIKMQHLSTGMYILKINQNNQELKTFKIIKK, from the coding sequence ATGAGAAACACTACACTTGTAGCATGTCTATTACTTGCTACACAATTAATTTATTCACAACAAACCATTCCCGCATCAGGAGGAGAAGCCACAGGCAGTGGAGGTTCATCCAGTTATTCTGTAGGTCAGTTGGCTTATAACACTAATACTGGGTCTAATGGTTCAGTATCTCAAGGTGTACAGCAAAGTATCGAGCTCTTTACATTAAGCAATCCAGAATTGACTACCGTAAATTTATCAGCAGTAACCTATCCGAATCCAACGTCAGATTATATCATATTGAAGATTTCAGATAGCACTCTAGATAATTTAAGCTACACTCTTATAGACGTTAATGGTAAAGCCATAACTAATGGAAAAATTACAAATGTAGACACACAAATTAAAATGCAACATTTATCCACAGGAATGTACATTTTAAAAATAAACCAAAACAACCAAGAATTAAAAACCTTTAAAATCATTAAAAAATAA
- a CDS encoding peptidoglycan-binding protein LysM, producing MNKKSIAKLVSLAFTICILIIVSLSNNSNIKEYALLEDDTIEVQQLDNTIVQEKTVSVSSIGYKNVFSPELGKSFTGFKEKLGFKESQNDYFRVNTLGYLGKYQFGRSTLELIGINDTKHFLNTPELQEKAFIANAERNKWVLRRDIKRFVGKSINGIEVTESGILAAAHLAGPGGVKKYLRSYGSNGFEDAYGTSIKNYMKRFQGYDTSRIIANKKAKVLINV from the coding sequence ATGAATAAAAAAAGTATTGCAAAGTTAGTTTCATTAGCGTTTACAATATGTATTTTAATTATAGTATCGCTATCAAACAATTCTAATATCAAAGAGTATGCTCTGTTAGAAGACGACACTATTGAAGTTCAACAATTGGACAATACAATAGTTCAAGAAAAAACCGTAAGTGTATCTTCTATTGGGTATAAAAATGTTTTTTCTCCAGAGTTAGGTAAATCTTTCACTGGTTTTAAGGAGAAACTAGGTTTTAAAGAATCTCAAAACGATTATTTTAGAGTTAATACTTTGGGTTATTTAGGAAAATACCAATTTGGTAGAAGTACTTTAGAACTAATTGGTATTAATGATACAAAGCACTTTTTAAATACTCCAGAATTACAAGAGAAAGCATTTATTGCAAATGCTGAACGTAACAAATGGGTATTAAGAAGAGATATTAAGCGTTTTGTAGGCAAAAGTATTAATGGTATTGAAGTAACAGAATCTGGAATATTAGCAGCTGCACATCTTGCTGGTCCAGGAGGTGTAAAAAAATACTTAAGAAGTTACGGTTCTAATGGTTTTGAGGATGCTTACGGAACATCTATTAAAAACTACATGAAACGTTTTCAAGGTTACGATACATCTAGAATTATAGCAAACAAAAAAGCAAAAGTATTAATTAACGTTTAG